Proteins from a genomic interval of Streptomyces sp. Tu6071:
- a CDS encoding 4a-hydroxytetrahydrobiopterin dehydratase: protein MPAARPLPAAEIDTALATLPGWSSEDDRLTRLPNHLAAAALVLHIASVQEDMDHHADLTLGYNTVEVATHTHSAGGRITALDVTLARRVEDLSAAHGVRG from the coding sequence TTGCCCGCCGCCCGCCCGCTGCCCGCCGCCGAGATCGACACCGCCCTCGCCACCCTGCCCGGCTGGAGCAGCGAGGACGACCGCCTCACCCGCCTCCCCAACCACCTCGCCGCAGCCGCTCTCGTGCTCCACATCGCCTCCGTCCAGGAGGACATGGACCACCACGCCGACCTCACCCTCGGCTACAACACCGTCGAGGTGGCCACCCACACGCACAGCGCGGGCGGCAGGATCACCGCGCTCGACGTCACCCTCGCGCGCCGCGTCGAGGACCTCTCCGCCGCCCACGGGGTACGGGGCTGA